From a single Toxoplasma gondii ME49 chromosome II, whole genome shotgun sequence genomic region:
- a CDS encoding hypothetical protein (encoded by transcript TGME49_222100): MVSCLHTKMMGPAPTAVRFCFGGLRQRFIFVLLTTFHWVVDLPASPVEGLSPIQKSFLVQFGRTEPSLDQSREGVVAAFKFESLRQVFQASRGEEFDNDTVRRTVLLGRQTFDSIMQQTLSQHSDNPTEARLHSGSGNHSLLPSFTIDSISTMTLGGIESLQFFCSVDRVEGSEDSAIRCIPQPQALPGSLRVGFIFQLLPSTDKVFTSQSSATSSPFCRIVHDSTRSEFPSFLDAAIGICAAFGYENQLIVQDGNPALDLLPDLYPEGLPSKGFESVPARYVKPYHSLSFVGLKPVDAVPSENHKHHSQADFLPNEELDTLSWRGVAVSSSVYEKALGRLKAAVRNAVISEATEVRDCTLHVGRPAQYEAVLKKVAGSACLPGKNFLQCLDAIRMGPYVQEAYLAMHHMRRQIEQLTPRISPSAAQMLSTLTERETWQTLHSLIGPQSARLFETPSQTAWYEEGMLKVKQHTARTDVSLVPSSETLISEALRFPLWFLDIFPSSKYWQELKLGCVLEDLAYLSEMGRVFIRRSPRRLEYPIMVSTSRIEKPAALLQEDATELRGKRTAQELVGYDGNDTTSESVIASAEVFLPSGKRIRPLQRVYAFEDLKAISNINPAQSDNDEAVRRLWLSSPVFEEREDITVTGVPARDKGTFDLRFLCTKRGRFRVSENLIGWFSKYLCEPEYVPVPDSEYTGELRQGDLPVNRLIGIEFEDHAPWRCGVSFLGTQRQLKETAVRGSDLLKIMTGLCSLVGFKTGWILDSVTDLSAQEMMKITMVLEKRISFYENQGFLLSINTIKSREQMETCTGSSAEDPTTLLSGVCKQPHDILMNPGFEATTFYTLFKRAYDTLYNLTFDCNSPSWQNCGKAFPLSVKDHRGGGCAFERHPLFHELKYLNPEKCGTGKRIGECHEFVRKHLKCNRHEKNGCKYLVFLHTQFLYPGGNVERKLPKVVQDQYEIVGKDIHKEAGPLLFEAIRKSAREELSRISSGQPVGTTELWERQDGTASDGEQRAAMVSSVRDMLLESLIFVDWSGTPQFWIRAQYDYDAKTGMRREDKDNLFCPVAYAWAYITRLHGQLYRHSSDYFNETTPRSAPKSEGQQDEELSPLDTATPQDSSGIESNDSDTKQDQRPVERHHF, from the coding sequence ATGGTCTCCTGCTTGCACACCAAAATGATGGGCCCCGCCCCCACTGCTGTGAGGTTTTGCTTTGGAGGACTCCGACAGAGGTTCATTTTCGTTCTTTTGACAACGTTTCACTGGGTCGTTGACCTTCCCGCGAGCCCTGTGGAAGGCTTGTCGCCCATACAAAAGTCATTCCTTGTCCAGTTTGGGCGCACTGAACCGTCACTTGACCAATCAAGAGAGGGTGTAGTGGCTGCGTTCAAGTTCGAATCGCTCAGGCAAGTCTTCCAGGCCTCCAGGGGTGAGGAATTCGATAATGACACAGTGAGAAGGACCGTGCTGCTAGGTCGTCAAACGTTTGATAGCATCATGCAGCAGACTCTGTCACAACATTCGGATAATCCCACTGAAGCAAGGCTACACAGCGGTTCAGGGAACCActccctccttccttcctttaCCATTGACTCTATTTCGACCATGACGCTAGGAGGCATTGAATCGCTGCAGTTTTTTTGCTCCGTTGACCGTGtggaaggcagcgaagactCGGCGATACGGTGCATTCCGCAGCCCCAAGCTTTGCCTGGCTCACTTCGGGTCGGCTTTATCTTCCAACTGCTTCCAAGCACTGACAAGGTTTTCACCAGTCAGAGCTCAGCAAcgtcgtcgcctttctgtcgGATTGTTCATGACTCAACGCGGTCCGAattcccttcttttctcgacgCAGCAATTGGGATTTGTGCAGCATTCGGATACGAAAACCAACTGATCGTTCAGGACGGAAACCCAGCCCTAGATTTGTTGCCAGATTTGTATCCGGAGGGTCTGCCCTCGAAGGGATTTGAATCCGTCCCTGCCCGCTACGTGAAGCCGTACCACTCGCTTTCGTTTGTGGGTCTCAAGCCTGTGGACGCGGTGCCTTCAGAAAATCACAAGCACCACAGCCAAGCGGATTTCCTTCCAAATGAGGAGCTTGACACGCTCTCTTGGCGCGGCGTGGCTGTCAGCTCTTCTGTGTACGAAAAAGCTCTCGGGCGCCTCAAGGCGGCTGTACGTAACGCGGTCATTTCCGAAGCAACGGAAGTCCGGGACTGCACCCTTCACGTGGGACGGCCCGCACAATATGAAGCAGTTCTGAAAAAAGTAGCCGGAAGTGCCTGTCTCCCCGGCAAGAActttctccagtgtctcgACGCTATCCGTATGGGGCCATACGTACAGGAAGCCTACTTGGCCATGCATCATATGCGGCGACAAATCGAGCAATTGACTCCGCGAATTTCGCCGAGCGCAGCGCAGATGTTGAGCACGCTGACGGAGCGGGAAACTTGGCAAACGCTTCACTCTCTTATTGGGCCACAATCAGCTCGCCTGTTTGAGACACCCTCTCAAACGGCGTGGTATGAAGAGGGAATGCTTAAAGTGAAACAACACACCGCTCGAACGgatgtttctctcgttccctcATCAGAAACACTGATTTCCGAAGCCCTACGCTTCCCGCTTTGGTTTCTGGACATCTTCCCCTCTTCGAAGTACTGGCAGGAGTTAAAGCTTGGCTGCGTGTTGGAAGACCTCGCGTACCTCAGCGAGATGGGCAGAGTCTTCATTCGTCGAAGCCCGCGTCGTCTGGAATATCCAATCATGGTTTCCACGAGTAGAATCGAAAAGcctgcagctcttcttcaGGAGGACGCGACGGAGCTGCGAGGCAAGAGAACTGCACAAGAACTGGTGGGGTACGACGGCAATGATACAACAAGCGAATCAGTAATTGCATCTGCAGAGGTCTTCTTGCCTAGCGGAAAGAGGATTCGACCACTTCAACGTGTTTATGCTTTCGAGGATCTCAAAGCGATTTCGAATATCAACCCCGCTCAATCGGATAATGATGAGGCAGTACGACGGCTCTGGCTTTCCTCGCCCGTTTTTGAAGAACGGGAGGACATCACTGTCACTGGAGTGCCCGCCCGGGACAAAGGGACATTCGATCTGCGGTTTCTTTGCACCAAACGCGGGCGGTTTCGCGTTAGCGAAAATCTGATTGGGTGGTTCTCAAAATATCTCTGTGAGCCTGAGTATGTCCCCGTCCCAGACAGTGAGTATACTGGAGAACTCCGACAAGGTGACCTCCCGGTGAATCGCTTGATTGGTATCGAATTTGAGGACCATGCCCCTTGGAGATGTGGAGTCAGCTTTCTCGGGACACAAAGGCAGTTGAAAGAGACAGCTGTCCGTGGATCCGATCTTCTGAAGATAATGACTGGGCTCTGTTCCTTGGTTGGCTTCAAAACTGGGTGGATTCTCGACAGCGTAACAGATTTATCAGCGCAGGAAATGATGAAAATTACAATGGTGCTCGAGAAGCGCATCTCCTTCTACGAGAATCAGGGTTTTTTGCTCTCGATTAATACAATcaaaagcagagaacaaaTGGAAACGTGCACCGGGTCTAGTGCAGAAGACCCTACCACCCTACTGTCCGGTGTGTGCAAGCAGCCACACGACATCTTGATGAATCCCGGGTTCGAGGCAACTACTTTCTACACCCTCTTCAAACGCGCGTATGATACGCTGTACAACCTTACATTTGATTGCAACTCGCCCTCATGGCAGAACTGCGGAAAAGCTTTTCCACTGTCCGTCAAAGACCACCGTGGCGGCGGCTGTGCTTTTGAGCGGCACCCTCTGTTTCACGAGCTGAAGTACCTGAATCCTGAGAAGTGTGGTACGGGCAAGAGAATCGGCGAGTGCCACGAGTTTGTCAGGAAGCATCTTAAGTGCAACCGTCACGAGAAAAACGGGTGCAAATACCTCGTTTTCCTGCACACTCAATTCCTCTACCCTGGCGGAAACGTCGAAAGGAAGTTGCCCAAGGTCGTTCAAGATCAATACGAAATTGTCGGTAAAGATATCCATAAGGAGGCAGGGCCCTTGCTGTTCGAAGCCATTCGAAAGTCTGCGCGGGAAGAGTTGTCTAGAATCAGTTCCGGTCAGCCTGTCGGTACAACTGAGCTATGGGAAAGGCAAGACGGAACTGCCAGTGACGGTGAACAAAGGGCTGCTATGGTCAGCAGTGTGAGAGATATGCTTTTGGAGTCGTTGATATTCGTAGACTGGAGTGGAACGCCCCAGTTCTGGATTCGTGCCCAGTACGATTATGATGCTAAAACTGGCatgaggagagaggacaaggaCAACCTCTTCTGTCCTGTTGCGTATGCATGGGCATACATTACACGGCTGCATGGTCAGCTGTACAGGCATTCAAGCGATTATTTCAACGAAACAACTCCGAGATCTGCTCCAAAATCAGAGGGTCAGCAGGATGAGGAGCTGTCGCCTCTAGACACGGCGACGCCACAAGATAGCAGTGGAATCGAATCGAACGACTCAGACACAAAGCAAGACCAGAGACCAGTTGAAAGACACCACTTTTGA
- a CDS encoding PUB domain-containing protein (encoded by transcript TGME49_222110) has translation MAEEEPSVKQLPDGSQVICEGGVCRLLPPPARQDASDTGEEEGKTNEEQGEDTVERTQGGNPAFVAQHISMEQADQLVDFGFPRLRAEKALFHVRQQPGGGGIEAAVEWLEVHAEDEDIDEPIKEEEKPKEKVVLTEEEAQRRAYELQKKLREDRIEREKKEAIEREKLRLAQTKAMLEQNAKLEEEQRKRQLAQLQKEKEDHKRERERQRQLLREEYRERFGCEMPEEDDATEEGAAARLKKMNGKEKVAYWCNRLMKKYRKDQKEQLRVCFTTVRVYCANAKDHPLEEKYLKIRKENNAFKSRVLPFEGALELLDVCGFKDTGDFLAISGQPDGFVLGQALKFLDVLLEQLKN, from the exons ATGGCGGAAGAAGAGCCCTCTGTAAAACAGCTTCCCGATGGCTCTCAGGTGATCTGCGAGGGTGGCGTTTGTCGCCTGCTTCCGCCTCCTGCCAGACAGGATGCCAGCGACACAG gtgaagaggaaggaaagaccAATGAAGAACAAGGCGAGGACACCGTGGAGAGGACCCAGGGGGGCAACCCCGCCTTTGTTGCTCAACATATCAGCATGGAA cAAGCTGACCAGTTAGTTGACTTCGGCTTCCCCAGGCTCCGCGCCGAGAAGGCACTTTTTCACGTTCGGCAGCAGCCAGGCGGCGGGGGCATAGAAGCCGCGGTCGAGTGGCTtgaggtgcatgcagaggatgAAGATATAGACGAACCGAtaaaggaggaagaaaagccaAAGGAAAAAGTTGTCTtgacggaagaagaggctcaGCGACGAGCCTacgagctgcagaagaaactcaGAGAG GACCGTatcgaacgagagaaaaaggaagctATCGAGCGCGAGAAGCTTCGTCTTGCACAGACCAAAGCGATGCTGGAACAGAACGCCAAgctggaggaagagcaaAGAAAGAGGCAACTGGCACAgctgcagaaggagaaggag GACCACAAAAGGGAACGCGAGCGACAACGCCAGTTGCTGCGTGAAGAATATCGTGAACGCTTCGGCTGCGAG ATgccagaggaagacgatgcgacggaggaaggcgcagcagcacggctgaagaagatgaacggaaaagagaaagtggCGTACTGGTGTAACCGGCTGATGAAAAAATACAGAAAGGATCAGAAGGAACAACTTCGCGTGTGTTTCACCACTGTCCGGGTGTACTGTGCGAACGCGAAAGACCATCCACTCGAAGAAAAATACCTCAAAATCCG aaaggagaacaaCGCATTCAAGTCTCGAGTTCTGCCTTTTGAGGGAGCTCTGGAGCTCCTGGACGTTTGCGGTTTCAAAGACACAG GCGACTTTTTAGCCATAAGCGGCCAGCCGGATGGCTTCGTTCTGGGACAAGCTCTGAAGTTTCTCGATGTTCTTCTCGAGCAGCTGAAAAACTAA